DNA from Granulicella arctica:
ACGTGTGGCGGCTGGCGGAGATGATCGTGAAGGTGAAGGAGCCGGTCGAGAAGGAGTACAAGCACTTCCGCGAGGGGCTGGTGCTGTTTACCTATCTGCATCTTGCGCCGATCGTCGATTTGACCAATGCGCTGCTTGAGAAAAAGGTCACGGGTATTGCGTATGAGACGGTGCGGGACCGGTTTGGCGCACTGCCTCTGCTGACGCCGATGAGCGAGGTGGCAGGCAGAATGAGCGTGCAGGTGGGCGCGGCGTATCTGGAGAAGGAGCATGGCGGGCGCGGCGTGCTGCTGGGCGGGGTTCCGGGTGTGGCTCCGGGGAACGTGTGCATCATCGGCGGCGGAATTGTCGGGACGAACGCGGCGAAGATGGCGCTGGGACTCGGCGCGAAGGTGACGCTGCTGGACAACAGCCTGAACCGGCTGCGCGAGCTGGATGACATCTTCAATGGGCGGGTGTTTACGGTCTACAGCAACAGCTACAACGTCGAGAAGGCGGTAAGCGAGGCTGACCTGGTGATTGGCGGTGTGTTGATTCCGGGGGCTGCGGCGCCGAAGATTGTGACCAAGGCGATGGTTGCAAAGATGAAGAAGGGCGCGGTGATTGTGGACGTGGCGATCGACCAGGGC
Protein-coding regions in this window:
- the ald gene encoding alanine dehydrogenase, whose protein sequence is MIIGVPKEVKDHESRVGVTPAGVKALVEAGHKVLVETNAGALSAMPDEEYQAAGAEIVGSAYDVWRLAEMIVKVKEPVEKEYKHFREGLVLFTYLHLAPIVDLTNALLEKKVTGIAYETVRDRFGALPLLTPMSEVAGRMSVQVGAAYLEKEHGGRGVLLGGVPGVAPGNVCIIGGGIVGTNAAKMALGLGAKVTLLDNSLNRLRELDDIFNGRVFTVYSNSYNVEKAVSEADLVIGGVLIPGAAAPKIVTKAMVAKMKKGAVIVDVAIDQGGCIETARPTTHTNPSYEVDGVVHYCVTNMPAAVPNTSTLALTNATFPYLLKLARLGAVAAIQEDKGIAEGVNTYNGVLTYEAVAQAQSREWTPVAELV